The Sporocytophaga myxococcoides DSM 11118 genome segment AATCAACATTTGAAGATCCAAGAGATGGTAAGATTTATAAGACGATTAGGATTGGTAACCAGACATGGTTTGTGGAGAATTTGAGATTTACTGGACCAGTTGAGGTGGGTTACATCAATGATCCATATGGAAAGGTAGATTCAACAAAGAAATATGGTCCACTTTATACGTGGGAAGCAGCAAACTTGGCATGTCCTAATGGATGGCATTTACCTTCTGATGAAGAATGGAGACTACTTGAGCATAATCTTGAAATGTCAAATTCAGATACAGCTATGGTTGGTTACAGTCAGTTACGAGGAGTAGATCAAAAGTTAGGGACAAGAATGCAAGTTGGTGGAAATATAGGATTTAATTTTGTAATAATGAGTACAGAAAGAGAACAGGAAGTATGGACGTCCTCTAGATTTTCAGCAACTAAAAGCTATATAAGAAATTTTACCAGAAATGACTTTTCAATTTATAGAACCTCAACTGAGCCAGGAACGGCTTTATGTGTTAGGTGTTTGAAAGATTAAATGATTAAAAGGTCTTCTTAATCAAGTTAAGAAGATCTTTGATTTTTCTCAACATACTTTTTAAAATATAATACTAAGACATGTAGTCTTAATTCTTCCTTTGATTTTTTATTCAAAATAGAGCTTTGGCTGATCTAACTTTTGCAGCCTGCACACGACCTACCTTATTGACAATAAAAGTATAAGGATTCCGCATCAATCCATCTGATACAATATGTAAATTTTAAATTTTTCCTAGTGAAAACATCTAAGCGGGGCAAGCTTCCCACATGTGGAGATAATGTAATTGTATAGTTTAGACATTAAATCAGAAATCAAGACCGCCAATCTTGTCCATCGTTTAATCCATTTGCTTTCAATGAAATAATTCAGGAGAAAATTTCCTAGATTTTTTCATCCTGAGCATCCCGATACAGATATTTTTTCCTTTTAATTCCTTGATTTTTAGAAACAATTCTCTATTTTGGCATTCCCGAAAAATTTGGTGTAGTGTATTAATATTTTTGCTAGAAATGATTCTGGTATTTCGGGAAATTAACAGCTTTTTGATTTAACTTTTATCATATTTACATAGCTATGGGAGAATTTTTACATGGAAGCTGCAAGGCCTCAG includes the following:
- a CDS encoding FISUMP domain-containing protein; the encoded protein is MKKQIVSLTIAFAMASILFMSCKKDEDNKPQQSGESTFEDPRDGKIYKTIRIGNQTWFVENLRFTGPVEVGYINDPYGKVDSTKKYGPLYTWEAANLACPNGWHLPSDEEWRLLEHNLEMSNSDTAMVGYSQLRGVDQKLGTRMQVGGNIGFNFVIMSTEREQEVWTSSRFSATKSYIRNFTRNDFSIYRTSTEPGTALCVRCLKD